A genomic window from Salvia hispanica cultivar TCC Black 2014 chromosome 5, UniMelb_Shisp_WGS_1.0, whole genome shotgun sequence includes:
- the LOC125191141 gene encoding casparian strip membrane protein 2-like, whose protein sequence is MNSTKNISESKAVAYTSAIPLRQAPWKRGASIFDFILRLCAAAAALAAAATMGTTDETLPFFTQFFQFQASYDDLPAFTFFVVANAIASSYLVLSLPFSIIGIVRPQAAGIKLLLLIFDTAVAAFTTAAAAAAAAIVYLSHNGNSTVNWLAICQQFTDFCQRVSGAVVASFIAAVILIFLIVLSAVALRSH, encoded by the exons ATGAATTCGACAAAAAACATATCCGAATCCAAAGCCGTCGCTTACACATCCGCAATTCCACTCCGGCAAGCTCCGTGGAAGAGAGGCGCCTCAATTTTCGACTTCATTCTCCGGCTATGCGCGGCGGCGGCCGccctcgccgccgccgccaccatGGGCACCACCGACGAAACGCTCCCTTTCTTCACGCAGTTCTTCCAGTTCCAAGCCAGCTACGATGATCTCCCCGCTTTCAC GTTTTTTGTGGTGGCAAATGCTATTGCTAGTAGCTACCTAGTGTTATCATTGCCTTTCTCCATTATTGGAATTGTTCGACCTCAAGCAGCGGGAATCAAGCTTCTTCTTCTCATATTCGACAcg GCGGTGGCGGCGTTtacgacggcggcggcggcagcagcggcggcgaTTGTGTACCTATCGCACAACGGCAACTCGACGGTGAACTGGCTAGCCATCTGCCAGCAGTTCACCGATTTCTGCCAGCGTGTGAGCGGCGCGGTGGTGGCGTCGTTCATCGCCGCCGTAATCCTCATCTTCTTGATCGTGCTTTCCGCGGTGGCGCTGCGCAGCCACTGA
- the LOC125189489 gene encoding OVARIAN TUMOR DOMAIN-containing deubiquitinating enzyme 6-like: MTRIVVQRGSSGSSSSSSSSSSSNQNRSSTSPPTPLSSLAPLQSQASLQSQASPQSQATGTSSQSQATVKDENSVEVQDQNVLDDLSDHCAVSDNKSEDPSPGGLNSNLQDEKLVEDEIVHNDDSVGPGDLVKGVVGMSMEGETDAMVGSSIQKIPGSSYPPPPPPMPSSVNSTFRRSPSADPVAIRIGPSRRPAALPGVSIRSPPTESRPSSPRSHCEGEGYNSADEQSQSFCLGYDDAEKERQFVIDLRRVKGLEVKKMLEDGNCLFRAVADQVYGDSDLYDSVRQMCIDYMVMVVILRNLGFVLFVLKVYGNNVEIQVLAEMYNRPIHIYSYSTEPINIFHRNYQTDEPPILLSYHRGNHYNSLVDPLRRTIGAGLGYSSLRGTDIDAGKIKAAIKAQQDQQIDNALLAEGRFYSDIELTEREMERTVMEASRAEYLASNMFKQQVGPMGSSTSGAEPSSSAARASGSVSRQEGERDQGSSPGLSSSSMQVLLSMGFSYLQVVEAFSIFGDDVDSMACYLIETSSSGRNKGKATEK, translated from the exons ATGACTCGGATTGTAGTGCAGCGAGGTTCTTCCggttcatcatcatcatcatcgtcttcatcatcatccaaCCAAAACAGATCATCAACATCACCACCTACTCCATTGTCTTCTTTGGCTCCTCTGCAGTCACAAGCTTCTCTGCAGTCACAAGCTTCTCCACAGTCACAAGCTACTGGCACTTCTTCGCAGTCACAAGCAACAGTGAAGGATGAAAATTCGGTAGAAGTGCAAGATCAGAATGTACTGGATGATTTGTCAGATCATTGTGCTGTTTCAGACAACAAAAGTGAGGATCCTTCTCCTGGAGGTTTGAACAGCAACCTGCAAGATGAAAAATTGGTAGAGGATGAGATAGTGCATAATGATGACAGTGTAGGTCCCGGAGATTTGGTTAAAGGGGTAGTAGGGATGTCGATGGAGGGGGAAACTGATGCAATGGTTGGAAGTTCTATCCAGAAGATCCCTGGAAGTTCAtatccaccaccaccacctccaatGCCTTCCTCAGTGAACTCGACTTTTAGGAGATCTCCATCTGCGGACCCAGTTGCAATTAGAATAGGCCCATCCAGGAGACCTGCAGCCTTGCCTGGTGTATCGATCAGATCACCGCCAACTGAATCTCGCCCATCTTCACCTCGGTCTCATTGCGAAGGTGAAGGATATAACAGTGCTGATGAGCAAAGCCAGAGCTTTTGTTTGGGCTATGATGATGCA GAAAAAGAACGCCaatttgtgattgatttaAGGCGAGTGAAAGGCTTGgaagtgaaaaaaatgttagAGGATGGGAACTGTCTTTTTCGTGCTGTTGCAGATCAAGTATATGGTGATTCAGATCTATATGATTCGGTTAGACAGATGTGCATTGACTATATGGTAA TGGTTGTGATTCTTCGTAATTTGGGGTTTgttctttttgttttgaagGTCTATGGAAATAATGTGGAGATTCAGGTTTTAGCAGAAATGTACAACCGGCCTATACATATCTATTCCTACAGCACAG AACCTATAAATATATTCCACCGAAATTACCAGACCGACGAGCCCCCAATTCTGCTAAGCTACCACCGTGGAAATCACTACAATTCTCTTGTTGATCCACTTAGGCGGACCATTGGTGCTGGGCTTGGATATAGTTCCCTTCGAGGG ACGGACATTGATGCGGGTAAGATAAAGGCAGCAATCAAAGCTCAACAGGATCAACAAATTGATAAT GCACTTCTTGCTGAGGGACGCTTCTACTCGGACATTGAGCTGACTGAGAGGGAAATGGAACGCACGGTGATGGAAGCTTCAAGGGCAGAGTATCTAGCCAGTAATATGTTCAAGCAACAAGTCGGTCCTATGGGGTCCTCGACTTCTGGAGCCGAACCCTCATCCTCTGCAGCAA GAGCATCCGGAAGTGTCTCCAGGCAGGAGGGAGAGCGGGATCAGGGGTCCAGCCCAGGCCTGAGCAGCAGCAGCATGCAGGTGCTGCTATCTATGGGGTTCAGCTATCTGCAGGTGGTCGAGGCGTTTAGCATTTTTGGAGACGACGTCGATTCCATGGCCTGTTACCTGATTGAAACGAGCAGTAGTGGCAGAAATAAAGGCAAAGCAACCGAGAAATAA
- the LOC125187751 gene encoding mRNA-decapping enzyme-like protein isoform X1 — MSQNGKLMPNLDEKTTKVLNLTVLQRIDPFVEEILITAAHVTFYEFNIDTSQWSRKDVEGSLFVVKRNTQPRFQFIVMNRRNTDNLVENLLGDFEYEVQVPYLLYRNASQEVNGIWFYNARECEEVANLFSRILNAYSKVPTKSKVSSVKSEFEELEAVPTLAVMDGPLEPTSSNANATEVSEDPSFTNFFSNTMNIGSAPNTAISGQPFNPSATAIPTSHPQNVTLPTLATAQPPSNLSASTPIMSILENTERTTSQRSTDLVKPSTFFGPPPSSSGLVIPPVSSTVPTAPPLNPQGNLQRPYGAPLLQPFPPPTPPQSLTPTTPTPNYGPVISREKVRDALQLLVQDNQFIDMVYRAMLSSHQQS; from the exons ATGTCGCAGAACGGCAAATTGATGCCCAATCTCGACGAGAAGACCACCAAAGTCCTCAATCTCACGGTGCTGCAGCGGATCGATCCCTTCGTGGAGGAGATTCTCATCACCGCCGCACACGTCACCTTCTACGAATTCAACATCGACACTAGCCAATGG AGTCGGAAGGATGTGGAGGGTTCGCTTTTTGTCGTTAAGAG GAATACCCAGCCTAGGTTCCAGTTCATAGTAATGAACCGTCGAAATACTG ATAATCTGGTGGAGAATCTCTTGGGAGATTTTGAGTATGAAGTCCAGGTTCCATATCTTCTATATCGAAATGCTTCACAAGAAGTAAATGGAATCTGGTTTTACAATGCACGTGAATGTGAAGAGGTTGCGAATTTGTTTAGCAG GATACTTAATGCATATTCAAAGGTGCCTACAAAGTCCAAAGTATCTTCTGTGAAAAG TGAATTTGAAGAACTAGAAGCAGTTCCAACACTGGCAGTAATGGATGGTCCCTTGGAGCCAACATCTTCCAATGCTAATGCAACAGAGGTTTCTGAGGATCCTTCTTTTACAAACTTCTTCAGT AACACTATGAACATAGGATCTGCTCCAAATACAGCAATTTCAGGACAGCCTTTCAACCCTTCAGCAACTGCTATTCCCACATCCCATCCACAGAATGTTACTCTGCCCACTTTGGCAACTGCTCAGCCACCATCTAATTTATCTGCTTCTACCCCTATAATGTCTATTCTTGAAAATACTGAACGTACCACATCACAACGCTCAACTGATCTGGTGAAACCATCAACCTTTTTCGGACCTCCCCCTTCCTCTTCTGGACTGGTAATACCTCCCGTATCATCAACGGTGCCAACTGCACCTCCATTGAATCCTCAAGGAAATTTACAGAGACCTTATGGTGCGCCATTACTCCAGCCATTTCCACCACCAACACCCCCACAATCACTCACTCCAACTACTCCTACACCAAATTACGGGCCAGTTATCAGCAGAGAAAAGGTTCGGGATGCACTTCAATTGCTTGTTCAG GACAATCAATTCATCGACATGGTTTACAGAGCGATGCTTAGTTCACACCAACAGTCATGA
- the LOC125187751 gene encoding mRNA-decapping enzyme-like protein isoform X2 has protein sequence MSQNGKLMPNLDEKTTKVLNLTVLQRIDPFVEEILITAAHVTFYEFNIDTSQWSRKDVEGSLFVVKRNTQPRFQFIVMNRRNTDNLVENLLGDFEYEVQVPYLLYRNASQEVNGIWFYNARECEEVANLFSRILNAYSKVPTKSKVSSVKSEFEELEAVPTLAVMDGPLEPTSSNANATENTMNIGSAPNTAISGQPFNPSATAIPTSHPQNVTLPTLATAQPPSNLSASTPIMSILENTERTTSQRSTDLVKPSTFFGPPPSSSGLVIPPVSSTVPTAPPLNPQGNLQRPYGAPLLQPFPPPTPPQSLTPTTPTPNYGPVISREKVRDALQLLVQDNQFIDMVYRAMLSSHQQS, from the exons ATGTCGCAGAACGGCAAATTGATGCCCAATCTCGACGAGAAGACCACCAAAGTCCTCAATCTCACGGTGCTGCAGCGGATCGATCCCTTCGTGGAGGAGATTCTCATCACCGCCGCACACGTCACCTTCTACGAATTCAACATCGACACTAGCCAATGG AGTCGGAAGGATGTGGAGGGTTCGCTTTTTGTCGTTAAGAG GAATACCCAGCCTAGGTTCCAGTTCATAGTAATGAACCGTCGAAATACTG ATAATCTGGTGGAGAATCTCTTGGGAGATTTTGAGTATGAAGTCCAGGTTCCATATCTTCTATATCGAAATGCTTCACAAGAAGTAAATGGAATCTGGTTTTACAATGCACGTGAATGTGAAGAGGTTGCGAATTTGTTTAGCAG GATACTTAATGCATATTCAAAGGTGCCTACAAAGTCCAAAGTATCTTCTGTGAAAAG TGAATTTGAAGAACTAGAAGCAGTTCCAACACTGGCAGTAATGGATGGTCCCTTGGAGCCAACATCTTCCAATGCTAATGCAACAGAG AACACTATGAACATAGGATCTGCTCCAAATACAGCAATTTCAGGACAGCCTTTCAACCCTTCAGCAACTGCTATTCCCACATCCCATCCACAGAATGTTACTCTGCCCACTTTGGCAACTGCTCAGCCACCATCTAATTTATCTGCTTCTACCCCTATAATGTCTATTCTTGAAAATACTGAACGTACCACATCACAACGCTCAACTGATCTGGTGAAACCATCAACCTTTTTCGGACCTCCCCCTTCCTCTTCTGGACTGGTAATACCTCCCGTATCATCAACGGTGCCAACTGCACCTCCATTGAATCCTCAAGGAAATTTACAGAGACCTTATGGTGCGCCATTACTCCAGCCATTTCCACCACCAACACCCCCACAATCACTCACTCCAACTACTCCTACACCAAATTACGGGCCAGTTATCAGCAGAGAAAAGGTTCGGGATGCACTTCAATTGCTTGTTCAG GACAATCAATTCATCGACATGGTTTACAGAGCGATGCTTAGTTCACACCAACAGTCATGA
- the LOC125187750 gene encoding nicalin-1-like produces MAKSQSSALVEPVYSSAIALLIIVMACAELCDAIAVVDVYRLVQYDLAGVPFGSRLAALNHHAASSLFSSSAAAGAAADLSRTVLILPVRDLNLTFIREYIEEKKPLGGLLLLLPQVLNPQMLGGKDEAGHAPAVGIKEVLLDLERLLIHASIPYPVYFGFEDDHVNAVLADVKKNDATGQLATATTGGYKLVVAAPEPKKIVSPTVSNIQGWLPGLRADGDSNQLPTIAVVASYDTFGAAPGLSVGSDSNGSGVVALLEIARLFSILYSNPKTRGRYNLLFALTSGGPYNYNGTHKWLHGLDQRLRETIDYSICLNSIGSIHNELYLHVSKPPENAYIKQIFEGFSSVSKELGIKVGLKHKKINISNPRVAWEHEQFSRLRVTAATLSELSVAPDFLESVGGLSDTRNSVDEDSIIRSAKLVAESLARHIYGQEGKNIDVFADDSSLAVNPSYIRSWLLYLSTTPRVAPFLSKNDPLIMALKKELEDHTADVRVQHEVLDGMFTFYDSTSGSLHIYQVASVTFDLLLLLVLGSYLITLFSFLVITTRGLDDLISLFRRPTSRKVKSV; encoded by the exons ATGGCGAAATCTCAGTCGTCGGCGTTGGTGGAGCCGGTGTACTCGTCGGCAATTGCGCTGCTGATTATAGTCATGGCGTGCGCCGAGCTCTGTGACGCCATCGCCGTCGTAGACGTCTACCGCCTCGTGCAGTACGATCTGGCCGGCGTGCCGTTTGGATCCAGACTAGCCGCTCTCAACCACCACGCCGCgtcttctctcttctcttcctcCGCCGCAGCTGGCGCAGCTGCCGATCTCTCGCGCACCGTCCTAATACTCCCCGTCCGCGATTTGAATCTCACTTTCATCAGAG AATATATTGAGGAGAAGAAGCCATTAGGTGGTTTATTGCTTCTACTCCCCCAGGTTCTCAATCCACAGATGTTAGGTGGCAAGGATGAAGCAGGTCATGCTCCTGCGGTAGGCATTAAGGAAGTGTTGCTTGATCTGGAACGGTTGCTTATACATGCAAGCATCCCT TATCCTGTGTACTTCGGTTTTGAGGATGACCATGTCAATGCTGTCCTAGCTGATGTCAAGAAGAATGATGCTACTGGTCAGCTGGCGACTGCCACAACTGGCGG ATACAAGCTTGTTGTTGCTGCACCTGAACCTAAGAAAATTGTGTCTCCAACTGTATCAAATATCCAG gGTTGGCTGCCAGGATTGAGAGCTGATGGAGATTCAAATCAACTTCCTACCATAGCTGTAGTGGCATCATACGATACATTTGGGGCCGCACCA GGATTATCTGTGGGAAGTGACAGCAATGGAAGTGGTGTTGTAGCACTCCTAGAAATAGCTAGATTGttctcaattttatattcaaatccTAAGACAAGAGGAAGGTATAATTTACTCTTTGCACTGACATCTGGAGGGCCTTATAACTACAATGGGACTCATAAG TGGCTCCATGGGTTGGATCAACGCTTGCGTGAGACAATTGATTATTCTATTTGCTTGAATAGCATTGGTTCTATCCACAATGAGTTATATCTCCATGTGTCTAAGCCTCCAGAGAATGCCTacattaaacaaatatttgaG GGTTTCTCTAGTGTGTCTAAAGAACTTGGGATTAAAGTTGGGCTGAAGCACAAGAAGATTAACATTTCTAATCCTCGG GTTGCGTGGGAGCATGAACAATTTTCGAGGCTGAGAGTTACTGCAGCTACACTGTCTGAGCTTTCTGTTGCACCTGATTTTCTAGAAAGTGTTGGAGGTCTGTCAGATACCAG GAATTCTGTTGATGAAGATTCAATAATCAGAAGTGCAAAATTAGTTGCTGAAAGTCTTGCA AGGCATATTTATGGCCAGGAGGGCAAAAACATTGATGTATTTGCAGATGATAGTAGCTTAGCAGTAAATCCTTCTTACATACGTTCATGGTTACTATATTTGTCAACAACACCTCGAGTGGCTCCATTCCTTTCCAAGAATGATCCTCTTATCATGGCACTGAAAAAG GAATTGGAAGATCACACTGCTGACGTGAGAGTGCAACATGAAGTACTTGATGGGATGTTTACTTTTTACGACTCAACAAGCGGCAGCTTACACATCTATCAG GTTGCAAGTGTGACATTCGACTTACTTCTGCTGCTGGTTCTCGGGTCTTACCTTATTACTCTATTCAGTTTTTTGGTTATAACTACAAGG GGTCTTGATGATCTGATCAGTCTATTCCGTCGCCCCACCTCCCGCAAAGTGAAGTCAGTTTAA
- the LOC125186943 gene encoding uncharacterized protein LOC125186943 isoform X2, producing MNSLSATGFSPNYPLIHCINRRRFCSRMPAVFSSLKSSTTPEVDELIGDDVLQAFFRERKSDGDIIARICDELWLRGANANYRNFEEVADDENFNAQQAFEEGSEGGFLKLKKTSEWLMGDTDSAPMNKKMTMKEVADESERRKRLNFLRYEALKRELLLLTVAIGTACSGYCLVTLSVQAAVSYATGVLFSCLYFQLLCKQADNVSREMVPEIFRTKKAKKIGIRSEDLQDSLEKTLKGAGLALSSPRLVIPAAIYGLWELSQHFTHDIFDFQLVPAMVGLFAYKAAALVQVYRDNEDLQFIFPDSADGSSD from the exons atGAATTCTCTCTCAGCTACTGGATTTTCCCCAAATTATCCACTCATTCACTGCATTAATCGTCGTCGATTCTGCTCCAGGATGCCGGCCGTCTTCTCCAGCCTCAAATCTTCGACTACTCCCG AAGTGGATGAATTGATTGGAGATGATGTCTTGCAAGCTTTCTTCAGAGAGAGGAAATCCGATGGCGATATTATTGCGAGAATTTGCGATGAACTTTGGCTAAGGGGTGCTAATGCAAATTATAGAAATTTTGAGGAGGTTGCTGATGATGAGAACTTCAATGCGCAACAGGCTTTCGAAGAG GGAAGTGAAGGTGGGTTCCTGAAACTGAAGAAAACTAGTGAATGGCTGATGGGAGACACTGACTCGGCGCCaatgaataagaaaatgacCATGAAG GAGGTAGCAGACGAGAGTGAGAGAAGGAAGAGATTGAATTTCCTCAGATATGAAGCT CTAAAAAGGGAGCTGCTTCTTTTGACTGTGGCCATTGGAACTGCCTGTAGTGGATACTGTCTCGTAACTTTATCAGTCCAG GCTGCTGTGAGCTATGCAACAGGAGTTCTTTTCAG TTGCTTGTATTTTCAACTTCTGTGCAAACAGGCGGACAACGTATCACGAGAAATGGTTCCAGAAATTTTCAGAACAAAGAAGGCCAAAAA AATTGGAATAAGAAGCGAGGATCTGCAGGATTCGCTGGAGAAAACTCTGAAGGGTGCTGGTCTTGCTCTTTCATCTCCAAGGCTCGTCATCCCTGCTGCAATATACGGCCTGTGGGAACTGTCACAGCATTTCACCCACGACATTTTTGATTTTCAG CTCGTGCCAGCTATGGTCGGGCTGTTTGCATATAAGGCTGCTGCACTGGTGCAAGTCTATCGAGACAATGAAGACCTTCAGTTTATCTTTCCCGACAGTGCAGATGGATCCAGTGACTGA
- the LOC125186943 gene encoding uncharacterized protein LOC125186943 isoform X1, which translates to MNSLSATGFSPNYPLIHCINRRRFCSRMPAVFSSLKSSTTPVEVDELIGDDVLQAFFRERKSDGDIIARICDELWLRGANANYRNFEEVADDENFNAQQAFEEGSEGGFLKLKKTSEWLMGDTDSAPMNKKMTMKEVADESERRKRLNFLRYEALKRELLLLTVAIGTACSGYCLVTLSVQAAVSYATGVLFSCLYFQLLCKQADNVSREMVPEIFRTKKAKKIGIRSEDLQDSLEKTLKGAGLALSSPRLVIPAAIYGLWELSQHFTHDIFDFQLVPAMVGLFAYKAAALVQVYRDNEDLQFIFPDSADGSSD; encoded by the exons atGAATTCTCTCTCAGCTACTGGATTTTCCCCAAATTATCCACTCATTCACTGCATTAATCGTCGTCGATTCTGCTCCAGGATGCCGGCCGTCTTCTCCAGCCTCAAATCTTCGACTACTCCCG TAGAAGTGGATGAATTGATTGGAGATGATGTCTTGCAAGCTTTCTTCAGAGAGAGGAAATCCGATGGCGATATTATTGCGAGAATTTGCGATGAACTTTGGCTAAGGGGTGCTAATGCAAATTATAGAAATTTTGAGGAGGTTGCTGATGATGAGAACTTCAATGCGCAACAGGCTTTCGAAGAG GGAAGTGAAGGTGGGTTCCTGAAACTGAAGAAAACTAGTGAATGGCTGATGGGAGACACTGACTCGGCGCCaatgaataagaaaatgacCATGAAG GAGGTAGCAGACGAGAGTGAGAGAAGGAAGAGATTGAATTTCCTCAGATATGAAGCT CTAAAAAGGGAGCTGCTTCTTTTGACTGTGGCCATTGGAACTGCCTGTAGTGGATACTGTCTCGTAACTTTATCAGTCCAG GCTGCTGTGAGCTATGCAACAGGAGTTCTTTTCAG TTGCTTGTATTTTCAACTTCTGTGCAAACAGGCGGACAACGTATCACGAGAAATGGTTCCAGAAATTTTCAGAACAAAGAAGGCCAAAAA AATTGGAATAAGAAGCGAGGATCTGCAGGATTCGCTGGAGAAAACTCTGAAGGGTGCTGGTCTTGCTCTTTCATCTCCAAGGCTCGTCATCCCTGCTGCAATATACGGCCTGTGGGAACTGTCACAGCATTTCACCCACGACATTTTTGATTTTCAG CTCGTGCCAGCTATGGTCGGGCTGTTTGCATATAAGGCTGCTGCACTGGTGCAAGTCTATCGAGACAATGAAGACCTTCAGTTTATCTTTCCCGACAGTGCAGATGGATCCAGTGACTGA
- the LOC125187254 gene encoding photosystem I subunit O-like, with translation MAATTMATSSTVVGLGTSTLSSPKKINLSSGFLKSPVVARNPLKLAQASGGKFTCFQRDWLRRDLNVIGFGLIGWIAPSSIPAINGNSLTGLFFSSIGTELAHFPSGPALDSPFWLWLVLWHLGLFLSLTFGQIGFKGRTENYF, from the exons ATGGCAGCAACAACAATGGCTACCTCTTCAACTGTGGTTGGATTGGGCACTTCCACTTTGTCTTCTCCAAAGAAGATAAACCTCTCTTCTG GGTTTCTAAAGTCTCCCGTGGTAGCAAGGAACCCACTAAAGCTAGCACAAGCCTCAGGAGGAAAATTCACATG CTTTCAAAGAGATTGGCTGAGAAGAGACCTAAACGTGATCGGTTTCGGTTTGATCGGTTGGATTGCACCATCGAGCATTCCGGCCATCAACGGCAACAGCTTGACGGGGCTTTTCTTCTCAAGCATCGGCACCGAGCTCGCCCACTTCCCCTCGGGCCCGGCCCTCGATTCCCCTTTCTG GCTATGGTTGGTGCTGTGGCATTTGGGACTCTTCTTGTCCCTCACTTTTGGTCAAATTGGGTTCAAAGGAAGGACGGAGAATTACTTTTGA
- the LOC125189491 gene encoding germin-like protein 8-11 yields the protein MTGLDRPGPFNSYGVTFVVASVLTMPGLNTQGQFLIRAELAPNGYFPPHTHPRASELTYVIEGSIEVGFVTSFPEYKYYSKVLNKGDAFLFPVGLVHTVRNVARGKSVTTSSLNSQNPGFVFHPDSLFAARPPRPQWGSRGSRPELGQPAAPYY from the coding sequence ATGACCGGCCTGGACCGGCCGGGACCCTTCAACTCGTACGGCGTCACCTTTGTCGTTGCATCCGTGCTCACAATGCCGGGGTTGAACACCCAAGGCCAGTTTCTTATACGCGCAGAGCTTGCGCCAAACGGGTACTTCCCGCCACACACGCACCCTAGGGCGTCAGAGCTCACCTACGTGATAGAAGGCTCGATCGAGGTGGGATTCGTGACCTCGTTCCCGGAATACAAATACTACAGCAAAGTTCTCAACAAAGGCGATGCGTTTCTTTTCCCGGTCGGCCTCGTCCACACCGTGCGGAATGTGGCTAGAGGGAAGAGCGTCACGACTTCGTCTCTCAATAGCCAGAATCCCGGGTTTGTTTTTCACCCCGACTCTCTTTTCGCGGCCAGGCCGCCCCGTCCACAGTGGGGGAGCCGTGGCTCTCGGCCCGAGCTTGGGCAGCCCGCGGCCCCCTACTACTGA
- the LOC125189492 gene encoding uncharacterized protein LOC125189492: MDSDDENFQRLVDEEFEELVAAVQDEADEEEAALAAAAAIPRPRYRRRFSNRDHVGADQRLMEDYFGDNPRYTPEIFRRRFRMSQRLFIHIADCLSRRYRCFTLRSDATGRPGLSTYQKCTAAIRQLAYAGPANMFDEYLQMGETTALKTLRQFCKGIKELFKGEYLRKPTAEECQRLINIHGTVHHFPGMMGGIDCMHWEWRNCPVAWKGQFTSGFKGRHPTMILEAVADYRLRIWHAYFGVVGSNNGINVLQSSHLFNDESRGEVRKSASWTMARSTTGHTIWPM; this comes from the coding sequence ATGGATTCCGACGATGAAAATTTTCAGCGCTTGGTCGATGAGGAGTTCGAAGAACTCGTTGCAGCGGTGCAAGATGAAGCCgacgaggaggaggcggctttggcggcggcggcggccatCCCTCGGCCGAGATACCGTCGCCGGTTTAGCAACCGTGACCATGTCGGAGCCGACCAGCGGTTGATGGAAGACTACTTCGGCGATAACCCCCGTTATACGCCGGAGATTTTTCGTCGGCGATTCAGAATGTCGCAACGACTCTTCATCCACATTGCGGATTGTTTGTCTCGGCGATACAGGTGCTTCACCTTGCGGAGTGATGCCACCGGTCGACCCGGATTGTCGACATATCAGAAGTGCACGGCCGCAATTAGGCAGCTTGCCTATGCCGGGCCTGCTAACATGTTTGACGAATATCTACAGATGGGAGAAACGACTGCCCTCAAGACGCTGAGGCAGTTTTGCAAGGGTATCAAAGAACTCTTCAAAGGGGAGTACCTACGGAAACCGACGGCCGAGGAATGCCAGAGACTGATAAATATACACGGGACAGTGCATCATTTTCCGGGCATGATGGGCGGCATCGATTGCATGCACTGGGAGTGGAGGAACTGCCCGGTGGCTTGGAAGGGGCAGTTCACTTCTGGTTTCAAAGGGCGACATCCCACAATGATTCTTGAAGCCGTTGCTGACTACCGCTTGCgaatctggcatgcgtattttggtgTCGTTGGGTCGAACAACGGCATCAACGTTCTACAATCATCGCATCTCTTCAATGATGAGTCCCGGGGTGAGGTCCGCAAATCAGCTTCGTGGACAATGGCACGCAGTACAACAGGGCATACTATTTGGCCGATGTAA